Proteins encoded together in one Ferroglobus placidus DSM 10642 window:
- a CDS encoding metalloregulator ArsR/SmtB family transcription factor: MRVEELLELLANESRRRIIELLSRKPCYVSEISYSLRMAPKVVLEHLEKLEKAGIVKSFEEGRRRYYYIEKPLSLSITITPYRFVTNVSENTLSADEVFREIRELFEKKSTTVSDLIRKASEIERKITALQRSVSEFIDSVIERALSEISRTIESEMERMVALELLMGEERVESIAEKTGLPYSMVAKILEDFERRGLVERRVENGKTVYKLKMEVV; encoded by the coding sequence ATGAGGGTGGAAGAGCTGCTTGAGTTGCTTGCGAACGAAAGTAGGAGGAGAATAATTGAGTTGCTGTCGAGAAAACCTTGCTACGTTTCGGAGATATCTTACTCGCTCAGAATGGCTCCCAAGGTTGTGCTGGAGCATCTTGAGAAACTTGAAAAGGCTGGAATTGTGAAGAGCTTTGAGGAAGGAAGGAGAAGGTACTATTACATAGAAAAACCTCTTAGCCTCTCAATAACCATAACTCCTTACAGGTTTGTTACAAACGTTAGCGAAAATACCCTTTCAGCTGACGAGGTTTTCAGAGAGATAAGAGAGCTTTTCGAGAAGAAATCAACGACTGTCTCGGATCTTATAAGAAAGGCAAGTGAGATTGAAAGGAAAATAACCGCTTTACAAAGATCCGTTAGCGAGTTCATAGACAGTGTTATAGAGAGAGCACTCAGCGAAATCTCTCGAACGATTGAGAGCGAAATGGAGAGGATGGTGGCTCTCGAACTTCTAATGGGAGAGGAGAGGGTAGAAAGTATTGCTGAAAAAACAGGTTTGCCTTATTCGATGGTCGCTAAAATCCTCGAAGATTTTGAGAGGAGAGGGTTGGTTGAGAGAAGGGTTGAGAATGGAAAAACCGTTTATAAATTAAAAATGGAGGTGGTATGA
- a CDS encoding heavy metal translocating P-type ATPase yields the protein MKRYKLKNLDCATCALEIEEELKKQDGVKFAAVNFATSELVVDAEDHEKVVETVKKVEQEVELESIEKEEELDVNKKREIGIILTSAILFAIGTIFNEQLHAIFPAEYVVLLTSYIIVGWKIIWKGITNLKNKVVFDENFLLTIATLGAIAIHELPEAVAVMLFFRVGEFLQDLAVDKSRRAIKALVEIKPTFANLKVNGEVRRVKPEEVKVGDLIVVKPGEKIPLDGVIVEGNSVVDTSALTGESKPRDVAVGDEVLSGMVNISGLIVVKVTRSFSESAVSKILKLVEEASSRKAKAERFITRFARYYTPAVIALAAVISTIPPIAFNEPFSPWIYRALVLLVISCPCALVVSIPLSYFASIGKAARIGVLVKGSNYVDRLTSTRIFAFDKTGTLTKGSFKVVGIVTKNGFKEEEVLKLAAIAEKNSNHPIAKSIVEAYGEVRAEVKSHKEIPGRGVVAELDGTKIAVGNDAMMHELNVEHECFRDETVVHVAVNGKYAGYIIVSDEPKEDAKKAIEELKKSGCKVVMVTGDSKRVAERIAKELGVDDFYAELMPWQKVEVIEELKKKYDSVAFVGDGINDAPVIARADVGIAMGAMGSDAAIEIADVVVMDDKPSKVSESLKLSKRTQRIVWQNITFALAVKGIFIALGSLGLATMWEAVFADVGVTLIAILNSMRLLR from the coding sequence ATGAAGAGGTACAAGCTCAAGAATCTGGACTGTGCGACTTGTGCTCTAGAAATAGAGGAGGAGTTGAAAAAGCAAGATGGTGTGAAGTTTGCAGCAGTCAACTTTGCCACATCGGAGCTTGTGGTTGATGCCGAAGATCACGAAAAGGTTGTTGAAACTGTGAAAAAAGTGGAACAGGAGGTTGAATTGGAGAGCATTGAAAAAGAAGAGGAACTTGATGTAAACAAGAAGAGAGAAATTGGAATTATTCTCACCTCAGCTATTCTGTTTGCAATTGGAACAATATTTAACGAACAGTTGCATGCAATTTTCCCGGCTGAATACGTTGTTCTTCTAACATCCTACATCATAGTCGGCTGGAAAATTATTTGGAAAGGTATTACGAATTTGAAAAATAAAGTCGTCTTTGATGAGAATTTCCTTTTAACCATAGCGACTCTTGGAGCGATAGCAATCCATGAGCTGCCAGAGGCTGTGGCTGTAATGCTGTTCTTCAGAGTTGGAGAATTTCTACAAGATCTGGCAGTTGATAAATCGAGGAGAGCTATCAAGGCTTTGGTGGAGATAAAGCCCACCTTTGCGAATCTCAAAGTGAACGGAGAAGTAAGAAGGGTGAAGCCGGAGGAAGTCAAGGTTGGGGATCTAATCGTCGTGAAGCCGGGAGAAAAAATTCCTCTTGATGGTGTCATTGTGGAAGGAAATTCCGTTGTTGACACCTCCGCATTAACTGGAGAATCAAAGCCGAGGGATGTGGCTGTCGGAGATGAAGTGCTTTCTGGAATGGTAAACATCTCCGGATTAATTGTTGTGAAAGTAACGAGAAGCTTCAGCGAATCGGCAGTTTCCAAAATACTTAAACTCGTTGAGGAAGCAAGCAGCAGAAAGGCTAAGGCGGAAAGGTTCATAACGAGATTCGCGAGATACTACACTCCTGCAGTTATAGCTTTGGCAGCAGTAATATCCACGATTCCTCCAATAGCTTTTAACGAACCATTTTCTCCTTGGATATACAGAGCTCTTGTCCTCCTCGTCATCTCGTGTCCGTGTGCTCTCGTTGTTTCCATTCCTCTCAGCTATTTCGCTTCCATTGGTAAGGCTGCGAGGATTGGTGTGCTTGTAAAAGGTTCGAATTACGTAGACCGATTAACCTCAACAAGAATTTTCGCTTTCGACAAGACCGGAACACTAACTAAGGGTTCCTTCAAAGTCGTTGGGATTGTTACAAAGAACGGATTTAAGGAAGAGGAAGTGCTGAAGCTTGCGGCTATTGCTGAGAAAAACTCCAACCATCCGATAGCGAAGAGCATCGTTGAGGCTTACGGAGAAGTGAGGGCTGAGGTGAAATCTCACAAAGAGATCCCGGGAAGGGGTGTTGTTGCTGAATTAGATGGAACAAAAATAGCGGTTGGAAACGATGCGATGATGCACGAGTTGAACGTTGAGCACGAATGCTTTAGAGACGAGACGGTTGTTCATGTGGCAGTCAATGGTAAGTACGCCGGATACATAATTGTGAGTGATGAGCCGAAAGAAGATGCCAAGAAAGCGATAGAAGAGCTCAAAAAGAGTGGATGTAAGGTTGTGATGGTAACAGGTGATAGTAAAAGAGTCGCTGAGAGGATTGCAAAAGAGCTTGGAGTGGACGATTTTTACGCAGAGTTAATGCCATGGCAAAAGGTGGAGGTTATAGAAGAACTCAAAAAGAAGTATGACAGCGTTGCCTTTGTTGGCGATGGGATAAACGACGCTCCGGTTATAGCGAGAGCTGATGTTGGCATTGCCATGGGAGCGATGGGAAGTGATGCGGCAATTGAAATTGCAGATGTAGTGGTGATGGACGACAAACCGTCTAAGGTGTCGGAGAGCCTAAAACTCTCAAAGAGAACTCAGAGAATCGTATGGCAGAACATAACGTTTGCGCTGGCGGTCAAAGGAATATTTATCGCTCTCGGATCTTTGGGTCTTGCTACAATGTGGGAGGCAGTGTTTGCGGATGTTGGTGTGACGTTGATAGCGATTCTCAACTCTATGAGGCTACTCAGGTAG
- a CDS encoding ArsR/SmtB family transcription factor yields MDRSVPTCKSFNNQQVEEVLSKLPEDDLIVELAEFLEAFADSTRIKILLALTIGELCTCDLSSITGLSVSAISHQLRTLRDKKIVKYRRAGRNVYYSLDDEHVEAILKVAMEHIKERRK; encoded by the coding sequence ATGGATAGAAGTGTTCCGACCTGTAAGAGCTTTAACAACCAGCAGGTGGAAGAAGTACTGTCAAAACTTCCAGAGGATGACTTAATAGTGGAGTTAGCCGAGTTTCTCGAAGCTTTTGCAGATTCAACGAGGATCAAGATTCTATTAGCGCTTACAATCGGTGAATTGTGCACGTGCGATTTATCCTCAATTACCGGGTTGTCAGTTTCGGCAATCTCGCATCAACTCAGGACTCTTCGGGATAAGAAGATCGTGAAGTATAGGAGAGCGGGAAGAAACGTCTACTACTCCCTCGACGATGAGCATGTTGAGGCAATTTTGAAGGTTGCGATGGAGCATATTAAGGAGAGAAGAAAATGA
- a CDS encoding IS1/IS1595 family N-terminal zinc-binding domain-containing protein, with the protein MMCPHCKSIKTVKMGCYYTKSGERRQRYKCKSCGRTFVLNPIKPRNYPEEFKEMVVRAVVKEGVGIRQASRIFKLSPNTVTAWVREFSKKRPEK; encoded by the coding sequence ATGATGTGTCCGCATTGCAAATCGATAAAAACTGTGAAAATGGGCTGTTATTACACGAAATCTGGTGAGAGGAGGCAGAGATACAAATGCAAGAGCTGCGGGAGAACTTTCGTTTTGAATCCGATAAAGCCGAGGAATTATCCCGAGGAATTTAAGGAGATGGTAGTTAGAGCTGTTGTGAAGGAGGGTGTAGGGATAAGACAAGCGAGCAGAATTTTCAAGCTTTCTCCTAACACTGTGACAGCTTGGGTAAGAGAATTTTCTAAAAAAAGACCTGAGAAATGA
- a CDS encoding IS1 family transposase, with product MELDEAWSFVKKKENEIWIWIALERNSRKIISYAIGDRSVDTFKKLWDGIGDEIKRKAIFYTDRWDAYNLIPYRQRIVRRGGTNHVERLFLTLRNDNPRFARKSIRFSKSSEMLENSFKLWIHYYNLSTL from the coding sequence ATCGAGTTAGATGAAGCTTGGAGTTTTGTTAAGAAAAAGGAAAACGAAATCTGGATTTGGATTGCTTTAGAGAGAAATTCCCGAAAAATAATAAGTTATGCAATAGGAGATCGTTCTGTGGATACTTTCAAGAAATTGTGGGACGGAATTGGCGATGAAATAAAGCGGAAAGCAATTTTCTACACGGATCGCTGGGACGCTTATAATTTGATTCCTTACAGGCAGAGAATCGTAAGAAGAGGAGGAACGAACCACGTTGAAAGGTTATTCTTAACTCTGAGAAATGATAATCCGAGATTCGCAAGAAAATCAATCAGATTCTCAAAATCCTCGGAAATGCTCGAAAATTCTTTTAAATTGTGGATTCATTACTATAATTTATCAACATTATAG
- a CDS encoding class I SAM-dependent methyltransferase, with protein sequence MIDIKEEIRRYWDYRSRDYDLSPGHSGLPEVWKEVLAEIFEDKMRILDVGTGTGFLAVILAELGHEVVGIDISEEMLKVARRKAVDKGVRIDFRVGDAENLPFDDEEFDAAVCRHVLWTLPNPERAISEWKRVVKKGGKVVIIDGNWEHGILATLKRLLGKAGMVIFEGKLPKNNSYSKEVKKALPCYGSLTEEKVFELMKKAGLSRISIRDLTWIRKLILKNRPAYYRFAWSGKSYFLAEGVKEV encoded by the coding sequence ATGATCGACATAAAAGAAGAAATAAGAAGGTACTGGGACTACAGGAGCAGGGATTACGACCTTTCTCCCGGACACTCGGGTTTGCCGGAGGTGTGGAAAGAGGTTTTAGCGGAAATTTTCGAAGACAAAATGAGAATTTTGGACGTTGGCACGGGAACCGGTTTTTTAGCAGTAATACTGGCTGAGCTCGGTCACGAGGTTGTTGGAATTGACATATCTGAAGAAATGCTAAAAGTGGCTCGAAGAAAGGCGGTAGATAAAGGAGTTCGTATTGACTTTAGAGTTGGTGATGCCGAAAATTTGCCTTTTGATGACGAAGAATTCGATGCAGCAGTATGTAGACACGTTCTTTGGACTTTACCAAACCCGGAAAGAGCGATAAGTGAATGGAAGAGAGTCGTGAAAAAAGGAGGTAAAGTTGTCATCATAGATGGAAATTGGGAACACGGAATTCTCGCTACGCTAAAAAGACTTTTGGGAAAAGCGGGAATGGTAATTTTTGAAGGAAAGCTTCCAAAAAACAATTCTTACAGCAAGGAAGTTAAGAAAGCACTCCCATGCTACGGATCTCTGACTGAAGAGAAAGTATTTGAGCTCATGAAAAAGGCGGGATTGTCGAGAATTTCCATCAGAGATTTAACTTGGATAAGGAAGTTGATTCTCAAAAATAGACCGGCATATTACAGATTCGCTTGGAGCGGTAAATCGTACTTTTTGGCTGAAGGTGTAAAGGAGGTGTAA
- a CDS encoding ABC transporter substrate-binding protein has translation MKKIGVFVLLLLVLASGCAQKEVKKVEERKSVIVEDLMGRKVEVKVPVERVVITFNVEEYVAVGGVDALKKIVGWSKYYWEGRRPTVWKTYIERYPWIDEIPDVGYPWKGTFSAEKVIELQPDVVIMSKEQYKYVKDDIAKLEKAGIPVVFIDYYRPFNISTHEKSTLILGKLLGKEERAKELIEHYKKEVEGVLKRLSEIEKTYERPKVLLLGKGWTSYGSKHYRGEMIEFAGGRNIASEVLEQSGEISPEYVLKENPDVVIFIGKKGWNVDLGYGIDRELAERMLEEQIKRPGWENLNAVKNKRVYAIHIYFVHGHIFDFVALQYFAKWFYPEEFKDLDPENSWKEFHEKFLPVDYSGTWAVKLE, from the coding sequence TTGAAGAAAATTGGAGTTTTTGTTCTATTATTGCTTGTTTTAGCATCCGGCTGTGCTCAGAAGGAGGTAAAAAAGGTCGAAGAAAGGAAAAGTGTAATTGTAGAGGATCTGATGGGAAGGAAAGTTGAGGTAAAGGTTCCGGTGGAAAGAGTAGTCATTACGTTTAACGTCGAAGAGTACGTGGCTGTGGGAGGTGTCGATGCTCTTAAGAAGATAGTCGGTTGGAGCAAATATTACTGGGAGGGCAGAAGACCAACGGTCTGGAAAACGTATATCGAAAGGTATCCATGGATCGACGAGATTCCCGACGTTGGCTACCCTTGGAAGGGTACGTTCAGCGCTGAAAAGGTAATCGAGCTGCAACCGGATGTTGTTATAATGTCGAAGGAGCAGTACAAATACGTAAAGGACGATATAGCAAAACTTGAAAAAGCGGGAATTCCGGTTGTCTTCATAGATTATTACAGACCTTTCAACATATCTACCCACGAAAAAAGCACGTTAATTCTTGGTAAGTTGCTTGGAAAAGAGGAGAGGGCGAAAGAGCTAATTGAACACTACAAAAAAGAAGTTGAAGGCGTTCTAAAAAGGCTAAGTGAGATTGAGAAAACCTACGAAAGACCGAAAGTTCTCCTTCTCGGGAAGGGGTGGACGAGTTATGGAAGCAAGCACTACAGAGGGGAGATGATCGAATTTGCCGGAGGAAGAAACATAGCTTCAGAAGTTCTTGAACAGTCTGGAGAGATAAGTCCGGAATACGTTCTGAAAGAAAATCCAGACGTTGTAATTTTCATAGGAAAGAAGGGATGGAACGTAGATCTCGGATACGGAATTGACAGAGAATTGGCGGAGAGGATGCTTGAAGAGCAAATCAAACGACCCGGCTGGGAAAATCTGAATGCTGTTAAGAACAAGAGAGTTTACGCGATCCACATATACTTCGTCCACGGACACATTTTCGATTTTGTGGCTTTGCAGTATTTTGCCAAGTGGTTTTATCCAGAGGAGTTCAAGGATTTAGATCCGGAAAATTCCTGGAAAGAGTTTCACGAGAAGTTCCTGCCAGTAGATTACAGCGGAACCTGGGCTGTGAAGCTGGAGTAA
- a CDS encoding FecCD family ABC transporter permease, which translates to MSDVAEIYSKIVQKRFLFIFLFLILSSLISLVNLIVGPAKLSVLEILQSLTSPSKNTASVVVWEYRLPWTLMAILVGGALGLAGLQMQTILNNPLASPYTLGISSGAGFGAALAYVLGIHIIAVPSEFIVPINAFVFSFLTCMLILLIGKVRGFTSETLILGGIAISFMFQSLLALLEYYASEEALQAIVFWLFGSLTKASLLKAQIVAVVLVAVTILLLFRSWKITALRLGEEKAKSLGVDVESLRVEILLYVSILTSVAICFVGIIGFVGLVAPHIARILLGEDQRFLIVGSILCGGLILSAGAVVSKTIVPGAIFPIGIITSMLGIPFFLFLVLKGRREIW; encoded by the coding sequence ATGTCGGATGTGGCAGAGATCTACTCAAAAATCGTTCAAAAACGTTTTTTATTTATTTTCCTGTTTTTAATTCTCTCTTCGCTAATATCCCTTGTAAACTTAATCGTTGGTCCAGCTAAACTGAGCGTTCTTGAAATTCTCCAGAGCTTGACTTCCCCAAGCAAGAATACTGCGAGCGTTGTTGTGTGGGAATACAGACTTCCATGGACGCTTATGGCGATCCTCGTTGGAGGTGCCCTCGGATTGGCTGGTTTACAAATGCAGACTATCTTAAACAACCCGTTAGCAAGTCCGTACACTCTTGGCATATCTTCGGGAGCTGGATTTGGGGCTGCATTGGCTTACGTGCTTGGAATTCACATTATAGCTGTTCCATCGGAGTTCATCGTTCCGATAAACGCTTTCGTTTTTTCTTTTCTCACGTGCATGCTGATATTGCTCATTGGGAAGGTGAGAGGGTTCACAAGCGAGACGCTTATTCTCGGAGGAATAGCGATCTCTTTTATGTTCCAGTCTTTATTAGCACTGCTTGAATATTACGCAAGCGAAGAAGCTCTTCAGGCGATAGTCTTCTGGCTTTTCGGGAGTTTAACTAAAGCATCCTTGCTTAAAGCTCAAATAGTGGCGGTAGTTTTGGTTGCGGTGACAATTCTGCTCCTCTTCAGATCCTGGAAAATTACAGCTTTGAGACTGGGGGAGGAAAAAGCGAAATCTCTTGGTGTTGACGTGGAGTCGTTGAGAGTGGAAATTCTGCTCTACGTGTCAATTCTTACGTCTGTAGCGATATGTTTTGTCGGCATAATTGGTTTTGTCGGACTCGTCGCTCCGCACATTGCAAGAATCCTTCTCGGAGAGGATCAGAGGTTTTTGATTGTTGGATCAATCTTATGCGGTGGATTAATTCTTTCCGCCGGAGCGGTTGTCAGTAAAACGATCGTTCCTGGAGCGATATTCCCGATAGGAATAATAACGTCGATGCTCGGGATACCTTTCTTCTTATTCCTCGTATTGAAAGGGAGGAGGGAGATATGGTAG
- a CDS encoding ABC transporter ATP-binding protein translates to MVVVEVKDVKFGYNSSEEILKGVSFKSNPGEITAVIGPNGAGKSTLLKIIAKILKPKSGTVLFDGKNLSREETTKIVSYLPQESSIPGILTVFEAVLLGRLPHLSWRVKREDLEITKNVLTELRLERYAERYTNQLSGGERQMVLIAQALVREPKVLLLDEPVSNLDMRNQLEILELIRRFSKEKEISTIVILHDLNLAAKYADKIVLLNNGSVRAYGGVKSVLRPEVLAEVYGVEVDIISSNDDSIRVFPIKPLSDFRGERIKVL, encoded by the coding sequence ATGGTAGTCGTTGAAGTAAAAGACGTTAAATTCGGTTACAATTCCTCGGAAGAGATTTTAAAAGGAGTTAGCTTTAAATCGAATCCGGGAGAAATAACCGCCGTAATAGGTCCGAACGGGGCTGGCAAGTCGACTCTTTTGAAAATAATAGCGAAAATCCTAAAGCCTAAATCTGGAACGGTGCTATTTGACGGAAAAAATCTGAGTAGAGAAGAAACGACAAAAATCGTAAGCTACTTGCCGCAGGAAAGTTCAATTCCCGGAATTTTGACAGTTTTCGAAGCTGTTCTCCTCGGAAGACTTCCACATTTGTCGTGGAGAGTAAAGAGAGAAGATCTTGAGATTACGAAGAACGTTCTTACCGAACTTAGGCTTGAGAGGTATGCGGAAAGATATACCAATCAGTTAAGTGGGGGAGAAAGACAGATGGTGCTTATAGCTCAAGCTCTCGTAAGAGAGCCGAAAGTTCTGCTTTTAGACGAGCCTGTGTCGAATTTAGACATGAGAAACCAGCTTGAGATACTCGAACTCATCAGAAGGTTCTCCAAAGAAAAGGAAATTTCCACCATCGTAATTTTACACGATCTAAACTTGGCAGCGAAATATGCAGATAAAATAGTATTACTAAATAATGGAAGTGTTCGGGCGTATGGAGGTGTAAAATCCGTGCTTCGTCCAGAAGTTTTGGCTGAAGTTTACGGAGTTGAAGTTGACATAATAAGCTCGAACGATGATAGTATTCGGGTTTTTCCGATAAAACCACTTTCGGATTTTCGCGGTGAAAGGATTAAAGTTTTGTAG
- a CDS encoding DUF362 domain-containing protein, protein MMSRRTFLKSTLAILLSSCVTRKSESKIEERTITEFPKAKDSKVYVVKTENREYGVEKLLENFDLEGIKESRVAIKANYNSADPFPATTHLKTLSAIVDKLKELKAQVILAERSGMGETRRVLEEMGVISLAAKKEFDVVVLDDLKAEDWVREKFEGMNWKRGYLFPRVFKESAVVQTCCLKTHRFGGHFTLSLKNSVGMVAKFDPLDGYNYMAELHSSKNMRKMIAEINVSYQPEFVVLDAIKGFSTGGPETGSIIEPKLMIASRDRVAVDAVGVAILRIYGTTREVSKGSVFEQEQIARAVELNLGAKSPEDIELIPLNREAEEMCEKIEEMLKQV, encoded by the coding sequence ATGATGAGTAGAAGAACGTTTTTAAAAAGCACGCTGGCGATTTTACTTTCTAGCTGCGTTACGAGAAAATCTGAAAGTAAGATTGAAGAGAGAACGATTACAGAATTCCCGAAAGCTAAAGATTCGAAAGTTTACGTCGTAAAAACTGAAAATAGAGAATACGGAGTTGAAAAACTCCTCGAAAACTTTGACCTCGAAGGTATTAAAGAATCGAGAGTGGCGATAAAAGCGAACTACAACAGCGCCGATCCTTTTCCAGCTACAACTCATCTAAAAACGCTATCGGCAATAGTAGATAAGCTAAAAGAGTTGAAAGCGCAAGTGATACTCGCTGAGCGAAGCGGAATGGGGGAAACAAGACGAGTTCTCGAAGAAATGGGCGTTATTAGCCTCGCTGCAAAAAAAGAGTTTGACGTTGTCGTTCTCGATGATCTAAAAGCCGAAGATTGGGTGAGAGAAAAATTCGAGGGAATGAACTGGAAAAGAGGCTACTTGTTTCCAAGAGTTTTTAAAGAAAGTGCAGTCGTTCAAACCTGCTGCTTGAAAACCCACAGATTCGGGGGACACTTCACGCTATCGCTGAAAAACAGCGTCGGGATGGTGGCGAAATTCGATCCCCTCGACGGATACAACTACATGGCTGAACTTCATTCGTCGAAGAACATGAGAAAGATGATTGCAGAAATCAACGTCTCGTATCAACCAGAGTTCGTAGTTCTCGACGCTATCAAAGGTTTTTCTACCGGTGGTCCAGAAACCGGATCGATTATAGAGCCGAAACTCATGATAGCAAGTAGAGACAGAGTTGCCGTTGACGCTGTGGGAGTAGCCATTCTCAGAATCTACGGAACGACGAGAGAAGTTTCGAAGGGAAGCGTTTTCGAACAGGAGCAGATAGCGAGGGCGGTTGAGTTAAACCTGGGAGCAAAATCTCCAGAAGATATCGAGCTAATACCGCTGAACAGAGAAGCTGAAGAGATGTGCGAGAAAATTGAAGAGATGTTGAAGCAAGTGTAG
- a CDS encoding DUF3368 domain-containing protein, giving the protein MTVPIYVTEQVLEEFRRRVKRSILPNIFLDFEVLKLRGEEMELYNSLRVKLGKGEASCLAIAKNRNMKFLTDDSDARKFANILGVPVSGTIGVLVRCIEKNIISKEGASQILKEMITKGYLFSDF; this is encoded by the coding sequence TTGACAGTGCCGATATACGTAACGGAACAAGTTTTAGAGGAGTTTAGAAGGAGAGTTAAAAGGAGTATTTTACCCAACATATTTCTCGATTTTGAAGTGCTAAAGTTAAGGGGAGAGGAGATGGAACTTTACAATTCTCTAAGAGTAAAATTGGGAAAGGGAGAAGCATCCTGCTTAGCCATTGCGAAGAACCGCAACATGAAATTTCTAACAGATGATTCGGATGCGAGAAAATTTGCAAATATTTTAGGAGTTCCTGTATCTGGAACCATCGGTGTTTTAGTTCGCTGCATTGAAAAGAATATAATCTCTAAAGAGGGAGCTAGTCAAATCTTAAAGGAAATGATCACAAAGGGTTATTTATTCTCCGATTTCTGA